In Phreatobacter aquaticus, a single genomic region encodes these proteins:
- a CDS encoding CinA family protein, translating to MTKDLATLDQQLAEVAADVAHALVARRETIVVVESSAGGLISSALLSQAGASTYFLGGAVVYTAASREALLGITLDDMQGMRSASEPYAQLLARTARARLGAGWCLAETGAAGPSGNRYGDAAGHACLAIDGPTAVEVQTLETGSGDRAANMRVFAITALAMLAKAL from the coding sequence TGACCAAGGATCTCGCCACACTCGACCAGCAACTCGCAGAGGTCGCCGCGGACGTGGCGCACGCGCTGGTTGCGCGCCGAGAGACCATTGTCGTGGTCGAGTCCTCCGCCGGCGGGCTGATCTCGTCGGCGCTCCTCTCGCAGGCCGGCGCTTCGACCTACTTTCTGGGGGGCGCGGTCGTCTACACCGCGGCATCCCGCGAAGCGCTTCTAGGCATCACCCTTGACGACATGCAGGGCATGCGCTCGGCATCCGAGCCCTATGCCCAGCTGCTGGCCCGAACGGCAAGAGCGCGGCTCGGAGCCGGCTGGTGCCTGGCTGAAACCGGCGCCGCCGGGCCCAGCGGCAATCGCTATGGCGATGCCGCCGGCCATGCCTGCCTCGCCATCGACGGCCCGACAGCGGTGGAGGTCCAGACCCTTGAGACAGGATCTGGCGACCGCGCCGCCAACATGCGGGTCTTTGCGATCACCGCTTTGGCGATGCTCGCCAAAGCCCTCTGA
- a CDS encoding homospermidine synthase, whose amino-acid sequence MSQWPVYHEITGPIVMIGFGSIGRGTLPLLERHFTFDKKRLVVIDPVDSDRHLLDELGIRYIQAAVTKDNYKKLLKPLLTKGGGQGFCVNLSVDTGSVDIMEFCRKLGCFYIDTVAEPWAGFYFDSSKGPAARSNYMLRERVLDARTKNPGGTTAVSCCGANPGMVSWFVKQALLNVATDLGLTFTEPKSKAEWAALAAKAGIKGIHVAERDTQRSKKPKPPNVFVNTWSVEGFVSEGLQPAELGWGTHETWMPKNARKHRKGCGAAIYLLQPGANTRVRSWCPTMGAQYGFLVTHNEAISIADYFTVRDAAGNVTYRPTCHYAYHPPNDAVLSLHEMFGAAGKRQPSWHILDENEIEDGIDELGVLLYGHGKNAYWYGSQLSIEETRRIAPYQNATGLQVSSAVLAGMVWALENPEAGIVEADDVDFRRCLEVQRPYLGPVIGAYTDWTPLEGRPGFFPEDIDTSDPWQFRNVLVRD is encoded by the coding sequence ATGAGCCAGTGGCCTGTCTATCACGAAATCACCGGCCCGATCGTCATGATCGGCTTCGGCTCCATCGGCCGCGGCACCTTGCCGCTGCTGGAGCGCCACTTCACGTTCGACAAGAAGCGGCTTGTGGTGATCGACCCTGTCGATTCCGACCGGCATCTCCTGGACGAGCTCGGCATCCGCTACATCCAGGCTGCTGTCACCAAGGACAATTACAAGAAGCTGCTCAAGCCGCTGCTCACCAAGGGCGGGGGCCAGGGCTTCTGCGTCAACCTGTCGGTCGATACCGGTTCGGTCGACATCATGGAATTCTGCCGCAAGCTCGGCTGCTTCTACATCGACACAGTGGCCGAGCCCTGGGCCGGCTTCTATTTCGATTCCTCCAAGGGTCCGGCCGCGCGCTCCAACTACATGCTGCGCGAGCGCGTGCTGGACGCGCGGACGAAGAACCCGGGCGGTACCACGGCGGTGTCGTGCTGCGGCGCCAATCCGGGCATGGTCTCCTGGTTCGTCAAGCAGGCGCTGCTGAATGTTGCGACTGATCTCGGGCTGACCTTCACGGAGCCGAAGTCCAAGGCCGAGTGGGCAGCGCTTGCTGCAAAGGCGGGCATCAAGGGCATCCACGTCGCCGAGCGGGATACCCAGCGCTCGAAGAAGCCCAAGCCGCCGAACGTCTTCGTCAACACATGGTCGGTCGAGGGCTTCGTGTCCGAAGGCCTGCAGCCCGCCGAACTCGGCTGGGGTACCCACGAGACCTGGATGCCGAAGAACGCGCGCAAGCACCGCAAGGGCTGCGGCGCCGCGATCTACCTGCTGCAGCCCGGCGCCAATACCCGCGTGCGCTCGTGGTGCCCGACCATGGGCGCGCAGTACGGGTTCCTGGTGACCCACAACGAGGCGATCTCGATCGCGGACTATTTCACGGTGCGCGATGCGGCCGGGAACGTCACCTACCGGCCGACCTGCCACTATGCCTATCACCCGCCAAACGACGCCGTGCTGTCGCTGCACGAGATGTTCGGCGCGGCCGGCAAGCGCCAGCCGTCCTGGCACATCCTTGACGAGAACGAGATCGAGGACGGCATCGACGAACTGGGCGTGCTGCTCTACGGCCATGGCAAGAACGCCTATTGGTATGGCTCGCAGCTCTCCATCGAAGAGACCAGGCGGATCGCGCCCTACCAGAATGCCACCGGCCTGCAGGTCTCGTCGGCGGTCCTGGCCGGCATGGTCTGGGCTCTCGAGAACCCGGAAGCCGGCATTGTCGAGGCTGACGATGTCGATTTCCGCCGTTGCCTCGAGGTCCAGCGGCCCTATCTCGGACCGGTGATCGGTGCCTATACCGACTGGACGCCGCTGGAAGGCCGCCCCGGCTTCTTCCCGGAGGACATCGACACGTCCGATCCCTGGCAGTTCCGCAACGTCCTGGTGCGCGACTAA
- a CDS encoding sulfite oxidase, which translates to MTKLERSVGELYRDDPARAEAEIFGRRAEGRGASRRGFLGGAGLAAMTAAVGGTIVYSELLPEGLIPAAMAQTAPPPPAAPAAAPSGPQPLTYPGKSNGLILLQDRPLVAETPEHLLDDATTPTDKFFVRNNGQIGPETANPDAHVVVIDGEVNTPLRLTVGELKSRFRAVTYRLQLECGGNGRAAFSPQARGNQWGNGAIGCAEWTGVPLRDVLKAAGVKPSAVHTGYFGADPHLSGDASRQSISRGTPMAKAMDRHTLVAFAMNGQPIPHIHGDPVRIITPGWPGSTSPKWLTRVWVRDKVHDGAGMGGTSYRIPTVPIVPGSNVDGRENFADMHSMPVRSILTSHANGTKLAKGTRRLDIRGAAWAGDLDVRRVDVSVDFGQTWRPMRMSELRNRYDWRRWSGTIEFPTDGYYEVWTRAQDRSGRYQPHVAANWNPQGYGANPFHRIAVLIG; encoded by the coding sequence ATGACGAAGCTGGAACGCTCTGTCGGCGAACTGTATCGCGACGATCCCGCCCGTGCCGAGGCCGAGATCTTCGGCCGTCGCGCCGAGGGCAGGGGCGCCTCCCGCCGTGGTTTCCTCGGCGGGGCCGGCCTTGCTGCCATGACCGCAGCCGTCGGCGGCACCATTGTCTATTCGGAACTCTTGCCTGAAGGCCTGATCCCGGCAGCCATGGCGCAGACCGCACCTCCGCCGCCCGCCGCGCCGGCGGCCGCACCATCGGGTCCGCAGCCGCTGACCTATCCGGGCAAGTCCAATGGCCTGATCCTGCTGCAGGACCGGCCGCTGGTCGCCGAAACGCCGGAGCACCTCCTCGACGACGCGACCACGCCGACCGACAAGTTCTTCGTCCGCAACAACGGCCAGATCGGCCCTGAGACCGCCAACCCGGATGCGCATGTCGTCGTCATCGATGGCGAGGTCAACACGCCGCTGCGCCTCACCGTCGGCGAGCTGAAGAGCCGCTTCCGGGCTGTAACTTATCGGCTCCAGCTGGAATGCGGCGGCAATGGCCGCGCGGCCTTCTCGCCGCAGGCCCGCGGCAACCAGTGGGGCAATGGTGCCATCGGCTGCGCCGAATGGACTGGTGTGCCGTTGCGCGACGTGCTGAAGGCGGCAGGTGTGAAGCCCTCCGCTGTCCACACCGGCTATTTCGGCGCCGATCCGCACCTCTCGGGCGATGCGTCGCGGCAGTCGATCTCCCGCGGCACGCCGATGGCCAAGGCCATGGACCGGCACACCCTGGTCGCCTTCGCCATGAACGGCCAGCCGATCCCGCACATCCACGGCGACCCAGTGCGCATCATCACGCCGGGCTGGCCCGGTTCCACCTCGCCAAAATGGCTGACCCGCGTCTGGGTCCGCGACAAGGTCCATGACGGCGCCGGCATGGGCGGCACGAGCTATCGCATCCCGACCGTTCCGATCGTTCCCGGGTCGAATGTCGATGGCCGCGAGAATTTCGCCGACATGCACTCCATGCCGGTGCGCTCGATCCTGACGAGCCACGCCAACGGCACGAAGCTCGCGAAAGGTACGCGCCGCCTCGACATCCGCGGTGCCGCGTGGGCAGGCGATCTCGATGTCCGGCGCGTCGATGTGTCTGTCGACTTCGGCCAGACATGGCGGCCGATGCGCATGTCAGAACTTCGCAACCGCTACGACTGGCGACGCTGGAGCGGCACGATCGAATTCCCGACCGACGGCTATTACGAGGTGTGGACCAGGGCGCAGGACCGCTCCGGCCGGTACCAGCCCCATGTCGCGGCCAACTGGAACCCGCAGGGCTATGGCGCCAATCCCTTCCACCGGATTGCCGTTCTGATTGGTTGA
- a CDS encoding DsbE family thiol:disulfide interchange protein, translated as MSPAVDSPDSESPAPRRRAWLALLPLVLFVGLVVLFVVGLRGDPQRLPSALIGRDAPVFSLAPLPESGRPGFSTADLKGQVTVVNVFASWCVPCHEEHPMLVELARDTRIRMAGINQKDQPDNARRFLGRNGNPYQLIGVDPNGRASIDWGVYGVPETFIVGRDGRIAYKHVGPITQQSLATVIRPEIEKALARR; from the coding sequence ATGAGCCCCGCTGTCGACAGCCCCGATTCTGAAAGCCCCGCACCAAGGCGGCGTGCATGGCTGGCGCTGCTGCCGCTGGTTTTGTTCGTGGGCCTGGTCGTGTTGTTCGTGGTGGGGCTGCGCGGTGATCCGCAGCGCCTGCCATCGGCCTTGATCGGCCGCGACGCTCCGGTCTTCAGCCTCGCGCCCTTGCCCGAGAGCGGCCGGCCCGGCTTCTCGACCGCCGATCTCAAGGGGCAGGTCACCGTCGTGAATGTCTTCGCGTCCTGGTGCGTGCCCTGTCACGAGGAGCACCCGATGCTGGTCGAGCTTGCCCGCGACACCCGAATCCGGATGGCCGGCATCAACCAGAAGGACCAGCCCGACAATGCGCGCCGGTTCCTCGGCCGTAACGGCAATCCCTATCAGCTGATTGGCGTCGACCCGAACGGGCGCGCCTCGATCGACTGGGGCGTGTACGGCGTGCCGGAGACCTTCATCGTCGGTCGCGACGGGCGGATCGCCTACAAGCATGTGGGGCCGATCACGCAGCAGAGTCTTGCCACCGTGATCCGGCCCGAGATCGAAAAGGCGCTGGCCCGGCGCTGA
- the ccmD gene encoding heme exporter protein CcmD, whose amino-acid sequence MFGPDFLGQGPHAGFIVGSYLLTAATVLGLIVWVVVDHRQQRAVLADLERRGLTRRSTRQGDQP is encoded by the coding sequence ATGTTTGGTCCGGACTTCCTCGGGCAGGGACCCCATGCGGGGTTCATTGTCGGGTCCTATCTGCTGACGGCTGCGACCGTTCTCGGGCTGATCGTCTGGGTGGTCGTTGACCACCGCCAGCAGCGCGCCGTGCTGGCCGATCTCGAACGCCGCGGTCTGACCCGCCGATCCACTCGCCAGGGGGACCAGCCATGA
- a CDS encoding heme ABC transporter permease — translation MALLDLANPTRFLAFTARILPWLAAGTFVLFAVAGYLAFASAPDDYQQGATVRIMFIHVPAAWLSLFCYSLMAVSALGTLVFRHPLADVSAKAAAPIGAAFTFICLATGSLWGRPMWGTWWIWDARLTSELVLLIMYLGLIALWRTVDDPGRAGRAVAVMTLVGSVNIPIVKFSVDWWNTLHQPASVFRLGGPTIHPSILVPLLVAALAFTVLFVVLHLAAMRNEVLRRRVRAIRLVHAQRESTPAHFEPAAGG, via the coding sequence ATGGCGCTTCTCGATCTCGCCAACCCGACCCGGTTCCTGGCGTTCACCGCCCGCATCCTGCCCTGGCTCGCGGCGGGTACCTTCGTGCTGTTTGCCGTGGCCGGCTACCTCGCCTTTGCCTCAGCTCCGGACGATTACCAGCAGGGCGCCACTGTCCGGATCATGTTCATCCATGTGCCGGCTGCCTGGCTGTCGCTGTTCTGCTATTCGCTGATGGCAGTCTCGGCGCTCGGAACCCTGGTTTTCCGGCATCCTCTGGCCGATGTCTCAGCCAAGGCGGCTGCACCCATCGGGGCCGCATTCACCTTCATCTGCCTGGCGACCGGTTCCTTGTGGGGCCGGCCCATGTGGGGAACCTGGTGGATTTGGGACGCGCGACTGACGTCCGAACTGGTTCTGCTGATCATGTATCTGGGGCTGATCGCGCTGTGGCGAACGGTCGATGATCCCGGCCGAGCCGGCCGCGCCGTCGCGGTGATGACGCTGGTCGGTTCGGTCAATATCCCGATCGTCAAGTTCTCGGTCGACTGGTGGAACACGCTGCACCAGCCCGCCTCGGTGTTCCGTCTGGGCGGTCCGACCATTCACCCGTCCATCCTGGTGCCGTTGCTGGTGGCGGCCCTCGCCTTCACCGTTCTGTTCGTGGTGCTCCACCTTGCCGCCATGAGGAACGAGGTGCTGCGCCGTCGTGTCAGGGCGATCCGGTTGGTCCATGCGCAGCGTGAGAGCACGCCGGCCCATTTCGAACCGGCCGCGGGGGGCTGA